One Paracoccus jeotgali DNA window includes the following coding sequences:
- a CDS encoding enoyl-CoA hydratase, with product MDFKEITYELDGHTAIITFNRPERMNALTKVLEGELYDAMRAADLDETVRAIILTGNGRAFCAGMDMDELEVLPPDDIGAREWMRPYDMNRRADYQARYSYFPGLSKPVISAINGAAAGLGLIFALYSDFRIASSNAAFVTAFVMRGLVAEHGIAWILPRVVGHANAMDMLLTSRKVKADEAREMNLVHRVVEPKVLMDEARALATLLSQNVSPRSVRVMKRQIWEAPYQTLGAAITQANEEMFLSIQSEDFTEGVAHFQEKRPPQFTGR from the coding sequence ATGGATTTCAAGGAAATCACCTACGAGCTCGACGGCCACACGGCCATCATCACCTTCAACCGTCCGGAACGCATGAACGCACTGACGAAAGTGCTTGAGGGCGAACTGTACGACGCGATGCGTGCCGCCGACCTGGACGAGACGGTGCGCGCTATCATTCTGACCGGCAACGGCCGCGCCTTCTGTGCCGGCATGGACATGGACGAGCTGGAGGTGCTGCCGCCCGACGACATCGGTGCGCGCGAATGGATGCGCCCTTATGACATGAACCGCCGGGCCGACTATCAGGCGCGCTATTCCTATTTTCCGGGGCTGAGCAAGCCAGTGATCTCGGCCATCAATGGCGCTGCGGCGGGGTTGGGCCTGATCTTTGCGCTGTACAGCGATTTCCGCATCGCCTCGAGCAATGCGGCCTTCGTAACCGCTTTCGTGATGCGTGGGCTGGTCGCGGAACACGGCATTGCATGGATCCTGCCGCGCGTTGTCGGCCACGCCAACGCGATGGACATGCTGCTAACCTCGCGCAAGGTCAAGGCGGACGAGGCGCGTGAGATGAATCTGGTGCACCGCGTCGTCGAGCCCAAGGTCCTGATGGACGAGGCGCGCGCGCTGGCGACCCTGCTGTCGCAGAATGTCTCGCCGCGCTCGGTGCGCGTGATGAAGCGCCAGATCTGGGAAGCGCCCTATCAGACACTGGGCGCGGCCATCACCCAGGCTAACGAAGAAATGTTCCTCAGCATCCAGAGCGAGGATTTCACCGAAGGCGTTGCGCATTTCCAAGAAAAGCGCCCGCCGCAGTTCACCGGCCGCTGA
- a CDS encoding aldehyde dehydrogenase family protein encodes MIEKREFYIDGKWRTPAQARDHEVIDPSTEEPCAVISLGGQADVDTAVAAAKAALPSWMATPPETRIALLEKLTEIYKARSEEIAEAISLEMGAPIDMARSSQWGAGYGHLKNFIRAAKSFEFIAPLGDHAPNDRIIQEAVGVVAMITPWNWPMNQVTLKVGAAIVAGCTMILKPSEESPLSAVLFAEMMDKAGFPPGVFNLVNGDGQGVGSALTGHPDVDMVSFTGSSRAGIAISKNAADTLKKVHLELGGKGANLIFADADDKAIKRGVLSLMLNSGQSCNAPSRMMIEAPAYEAGVKQAADIAAGVQVGPASAEGRHIGPVVNPAQWGKIQDLIQKGIDEGARLVAGGTGRPEGTNRGFFVRPTVFADVTPDMTIAREEIFGPVLSIMKFDTEDQAVAIANDTEYGLTNYVQTQDGARRNRLARVLRSGMVEMNGQPRGAGSPFGGMKRSGNGREGGAWGIADFCEVKAVSGWATD; translated from the coding sequence GTGATCGAGAAGCGCGAATTCTACATCGACGGTAAATGGCGTACGCCTGCGCAGGCCCGCGACCACGAGGTGATCGACCCCTCGACCGAAGAGCCCTGCGCGGTGATCTCGCTGGGCGGACAGGCAGATGTCGATACCGCCGTCGCCGCCGCAAAGGCGGCCTTGCCCAGCTGGATGGCCACTCCGCCCGAGACGCGTATCGCGCTTCTTGAAAAGCTGACCGAGATCTACAAGGCCCGCTCCGAAGAGATCGCGGAGGCGATCAGCCTGGAAATGGGTGCCCCGATCGACATGGCGCGGTCGTCGCAATGGGGCGCGGGATATGGCCATCTCAAGAACTTCATCCGCGCGGCCAAGTCATTCGAATTCATCGCACCTTTGGGCGATCACGCCCCCAATGACCGCATCATCCAAGAGGCTGTCGGCGTGGTGGCGATGATCACGCCGTGGAACTGGCCGATGAACCAGGTCACGCTGAAGGTCGGCGCGGCTATCGTCGCGGGCTGCACGATGATCCTGAAGCCGTCCGAGGAAAGCCCGCTGAGCGCGGTGCTGTTCGCCGAGATGATGGACAAGGCGGGCTTTCCGCCCGGCGTCTTCAATCTTGTGAACGGCGACGGCCAGGGCGTGGGTAGCGCTCTTACCGGTCATCCCGATGTCGACATGGTAAGCTTCACCGGCTCGTCCCGCGCGGGCATCGCGATTTCCAAAAACGCCGCGGATACACTGAAGAAAGTGCATCTCGAGCTGGGCGGCAAGGGCGCGAACCTGATCTTCGCCGACGCAGACGACAAGGCGATCAAGCGCGGTGTGTTGTCCTTGATGCTCAACTCGGGGCAAAGCTGCAACGCGCCCAGCCGCATGATGATCGAGGCCCCAGCCTATGAGGCGGGCGTGAAGCAGGCAGCCGACATCGCCGCCGGGGTCCAGGTGGGCCCGGCCAGCGCGGAGGGCCGCCATATCGGCCCTGTCGTGAACCCGGCGCAATGGGGCAAGATTCAGGACCTGATCCAGAAGGGCATCGACGAAGGCGCGCGCTTGGTCGCCGGCGGCACTGGCCGGCCAGAGGGCACGAATCGCGGCTTTTTCGTGCGCCCGACCGTCTTTGCTGACGTCACCCCGGACATGACTATCGCCCGCGAAGAGATCTTCGGACCCGTTCTGTCGATCATGAAGTTTGACACCGAGGATCAGGCCGTCGCAATTGCCAACGATACCGAATATGGGCTGACCAACTATGTTCAGACCCAAGACGGGGCGCGGCGCAACCGGTTGGCGCGCGTGCTGCGGTCGGGCATGGTCGAGATGAATGGCCAGCCACGCGGCGCCGGTTCGCCCTTTGGCGGAATGAAGCGATCGGGCAATGGTCGCGAAGGCGGGGCTTGGGGAATAGCCGACTTCTGCGAGGTCAAGGCCGTCTCTGGCTGGGCCACCGACTGA
- a CDS encoding branched-chain amino acid ABC transporter substrate-binding protein, producing the protein MKMRTTTLAAALPAVLALVPAFAGAETIRIATIESLTGTFAPIGQNRLETFQFMADLANANDWAGADNDFEVTGFDGKASPQESVIQLKRAIDQGYRYIGSGNGSNVAFALVDAVNKHNSRNPGKEVILFNYSSIDPDLTNSKCSFYAFHFDSNTNMKIEVMANAIKDDPDVKKVFIIGQDYSHGHQVSRAAKDALARLSPDVEVVGDDLHPVGSVKDFAPYIAKIKASGADTVITGNWGSDLALLVKAAESAGVKAKFYTFYANNTGSPTSIGASGADRVKVVTNWHSNADFDTEKGMVATYKEKFDDDLYMQYLESVVGMLGKAVQKTGSLDPVENAFAMEGMTFDAMHGEVEMRADDHQLQQPLYVATWTKTDGGEVKYDQENTGYGWKTDTRLERDLATQPTTCEMDRPQR; encoded by the coding sequence ATGAAAATGAGGACCACGACCCTTGCCGCGGCGCTGCCCGCGGTTCTGGCGCTGGTGCCGGCGTTCGCCGGTGCCGAAACCATTCGCATTGCGACGATTGAGTCGCTGACCGGCACCTTTGCCCCGATCGGGCAGAACCGGCTTGAAACGTTCCAGTTCATGGCGGATCTGGCAAACGCGAATGACTGGGCCGGCGCGGACAATGATTTTGAAGTGACCGGCTTTGATGGCAAGGCCAGTCCACAGGAATCGGTGATCCAACTGAAGCGCGCGATCGATCAAGGGTATCGCTATATCGGCTCCGGCAACGGATCAAACGTAGCCTTCGCTCTAGTCGACGCGGTTAACAAGCACAACAGCCGCAATCCCGGCAAAGAAGTGATACTGTTCAACTATTCGTCCATCGATCCCGATCTGACGAACAGCAAGTGCAGCTTTTACGCCTTTCACTTCGACAGCAACACCAACATGAAGATCGAAGTTATGGCAAATGCGATCAAGGATGATCCGGACGTCAAGAAGGTCTTTATAATCGGACAGGATTATTCCCACGGCCATCAGGTCAGCCGTGCTGCCAAGGACGCACTGGCTCGTCTCAGTCCCGATGTCGAAGTCGTGGGCGACGATTTGCACCCTGTGGGCAGCGTTAAGGACTTTGCACCCTACATCGCCAAGATCAAGGCGTCCGGCGCGGATACCGTCATCACGGGTAACTGGGGGTCCGACTTGGCACTGCTGGTCAAGGCAGCCGAAAGCGCCGGCGTCAAGGCCAAGTTCTACACCTTCTATGCCAACAACACCGGCTCGCCCACGTCAATCGGCGCGTCAGGCGCGGATCGCGTCAAGGTGGTGACCAACTGGCATTCCAATGCCGACTTCGACACAGAAAAGGGCATGGTTGCCACTTACAAGGAAAAATTCGACGACGATCTCTACATGCAATACTTGGAATCCGTGGTCGGCATGCTCGGCAAGGCGGTGCAGAAGACCGGATCGCTCGACCCGGTCGAGAACGCCTTCGCTATGGAGGGCATGACCTTCGACGCCATGCATGGCGAGGTCGAGATGCGCGCTGATGATCACCAGCTGCAACAGCCCCTGTACGTTGCGACCTGGACCAAGACGGATGGCGGTGAGGTCAAGTATGATCAGGAAAACACCGGTTATGGCTGGAAGACCGATACGCGGCTGGAACGCGACCTCGCGACACAGCCGACCACCTGCGAGATGGATCGCCCGCAGCGCTAG
- a CDS encoding 3-(methylthio)propionyl-CoA ligase — translation MTTVEQSPLAGQTMSPPLLISSLIRNADRYFGDITIVSRLEDGTIHRYDYRTCHRRARQLADGLTQLGLVMGDRVASLGWNNFRHLEAYFAIPGAGLVLNTINPRLHADQVTYIAGHADAKCVLFDLSFIAQAEAIAAHCPQVQHFIAMCVPGDMPADTTIANLICYEDFIADASDQFEWPVFDETAASALCYTSGTTGEPKGALYSHRSTMIHSYAEVMPDAFNISSRDVIMPVVPMYHANAWGLPYAAALAGAKLVLPGPMMDGRSLYELIEGEGVTFSAGVPTVWSGLLDHVAENELGFTSFKRMNIGGSACPRAMMKTFRETHGVDVIHAWGMTEMSPMGTICTLQARHADLAEEDQQALRETQGHPVFGVDMLLLDDHGDELPWDGKTSGNLFVKGPWVIDSYFKRPRGSALHDGWLPTGDVVTISPHGYIKITDRNKDIIKSGGEWISSIEIENISQLHPDVQQAACIGVVHPKWGERPILVVIPRRGADLTKSALLDFLDGKIARWWMPDDVIFVDTIDLGPTGKVLKNRLRERFSALITPVA, via the coding sequence ATGACTACGGTTGAACAAAGTCCTTTGGCGGGGCAGACGATGTCCCCCCCGCTGCTGATTTCGTCGCTGATCCGCAACGCCGATCGCTACTTTGGCGACATTACGATTGTCTCACGTCTGGAAGACGGAACCATCCACCGCTACGACTATCGCACGTGTCATCGCCGCGCCCGCCAGCTTGCCGACGGGCTAACCCAACTCGGACTTGTCATGGGCGACCGGGTGGCGTCACTGGGCTGGAATAATTTCCGCCATCTTGAAGCGTATTTCGCGATACCCGGTGCGGGACTGGTTCTGAACACGATCAATCCGCGTCTGCATGCCGACCAGGTTACATACATTGCTGGGCATGCGGACGCGAAATGCGTCCTGTTCGACCTGTCCTTTATTGCGCAGGCCGAGGCGATCGCCGCGCATTGTCCACAGGTGCAGCATTTCATCGCGATGTGCGTCCCGGGGGATATGCCGGCGGACACCACCATCGCCAACCTAATCTGTTACGAGGACTTCATCGCGGATGCCTCGGATCAGTTCGAATGGCCGGTATTCGACGAAACTGCCGCATCCGCGTTATGCTATACGTCGGGGACTACGGGCGAACCCAAGGGTGCGCTGTATTCGCACCGCTCGACAATGATCCATTCCTACGCCGAGGTGATGCCCGACGCGTTCAACATCTCGTCGCGCGATGTCATCATGCCGGTGGTGCCGATGTACCACGCTAATGCATGGGGTCTGCCCTATGCTGCGGCGCTTGCCGGCGCCAAGCTGGTCCTGCCCGGTCCCATGATGGACGGCCGATCGCTGTACGAGCTGATCGAGGGGGAAGGCGTCACTTTTTCCGCCGGCGTGCCGACGGTGTGGAGCGGGCTGCTTGATCACGTTGCGGAAAACGAACTTGGCTTTACCAGCTTCAAGCGGATGAACATCGGCGGCTCGGCCTGTCCGCGAGCGATGATGAAGACCTTCCGCGAGACGCATGGCGTCGACGTGATCCACGCCTGGGGCATGACCGAGATGTCGCCCATGGGCACGATCTGCACCCTTCAGGCCCGCCATGCCGACTTGGCCGAAGAGGACCAGCAAGCTCTACGAGAAACGCAGGGGCATCCGGTCTTTGGCGTCGACATGCTACTGCTGGACGACCATGGAGACGAATTGCCATGGGACGGCAAGACAAGCGGGAACCTATTCGTGAAGGGTCCGTGGGTGATTGATTCCTATTTCAAGCGCCCCCGCGGAAGCGCGCTGCACGACGGCTGGCTACCAACGGGGGATGTCGTTACGATCAGTCCGCATGGATACATTAAGATCACCGACCGCAATAAGGACATCATCAAGTCGGGCGGTGAGTGGATCAGCTCGATTGAGATTGAGAACATCTCGCAGTTGCATCCCGACGTGCAGCAGGCCGCCTGCATCGGTGTAGTGCATCCAAAGTGGGGTGAACGCCCCATCTTGGTCGTGATCCCGCGTCGCGGCGCGGATCTGACGAAATCCGCGCTGCTCGACTTTCTCGACGGAAAGATTGCCCGCTGGTGGATGCCCGACGACGTGATCTTTGTGGACACCATCGACCTAGGCCCCACCGGGAAGGTGCTCAAGAACCGGCTGCGCGAGCGGTTTTCAGCGCTAATTACGCCGGTGGCCTGA
- a CDS encoding acetyl-CoA C-acyltransferase, with product MREAVIVSTARTPIGKAFRGALNNIKSPTMMAHALQHAVARAGLQGHEIDDLIIGTALSAGTAGGNIARNAGLAAGLPVEVAAQTVDRQCASGLMAVAIAAREIMVDSFDIVAAGGQENISALQHGYFDWTAREVDSNVIAQAEHAYMPMLQTAEHVARTYGVTREQQDEYALSSQQRTAAAQDAGRFDDEIVPITATQSVKDRETGEITYRDVKLSRDEGNRPETTLDTLAALKPVIEGGVVTAGNASQLSDGASACVLMEAGVAAQRGIDPLGIYRGMMVVGNAPEEMGIGPIYAIPKLLDKHGLKIGDIGVWELNEAFAVQALYCRDHLGIDPELFNINGGAISIGHPYGMTGARSVGHALIEGKRRGARYAVVSMCVGGGQGAAALFEVC from the coding sequence ATGCGCGAAGCCGTCATCGTCTCGACCGCGCGCACCCCGATCGGCAAGGCCTTTCGCGGTGCGCTCAACAACATCAAGTCGCCCACCATGATGGCGCACGCATTGCAGCATGCCGTGGCCCGCGCCGGACTGCAGGGGCACGAGATTGATGATCTGATCATCGGGACCGCGCTGAGCGCGGGAACCGCGGGCGGAAACATTGCGCGCAACGCGGGCCTTGCCGCCGGGCTGCCGGTCGAGGTTGCCGCGCAGACGGTCGACCGGCAATGCGCCTCGGGGTTGATGGCGGTGGCGATCGCGGCGCGCGAAATCATGGTGGACAGCTTCGACATCGTCGCCGCCGGCGGGCAGGAAAACATCTCGGCACTGCAGCACGGCTATTTCGACTGGACCGCACGCGAGGTAGATTCCAACGTGATTGCGCAGGCCGAACATGCCTATATGCCGATGCTGCAGACGGCCGAACACGTGGCGCGCACATACGGCGTGACGCGTGAACAGCAGGACGAATACGCCCTGTCGTCGCAGCAACGCACCGCCGCCGCGCAAGATGCTGGCCGTTTCGACGACGAGATCGTGCCGATCACCGCCACGCAGTCCGTGAAGGACCGCGAGACCGGTGAAATCACCTACCGCGACGTGAAACTGTCGCGCGACGAAGGCAACCGCCCCGAGACCACGCTGGATACACTGGCCGCGCTAAAGCCGGTGATCGAAGGCGGCGTCGTGACGGCGGGCAATGCCAGCCAACTGTCCGACGGCGCATCGGCCTGCGTGCTGATGGAGGCAGGCGTCGCCGCCCAGCGCGGGATCGATCCGCTGGGCATCTATCGCGGCATGATGGTCGTGGGCAACGCACCCGAGGAGATGGGAATCGGACCAATCTACGCCATCCCGAAACTCCTCGACAAGCATGGCTTGAAGATCGGCGATATCGGGGTCTGGGAGCTGAATGAGGCGTTCGCAGTGCAGGCGCTGTATTGCCGCGATCACCTGGGCATCGACCCTGAGCTGTTCAACATCAACGGCGGCGCTATCTCGATCGGTCATCCCTACGGAATGACCGGTGCGCGATCGGTCGGTCACGCGCTGATCGAAGGCAAGCGGCGCGGCGCGCGCTATGCCGTCGTGTCGATGTGCGTGGGCGGCGGCCAAGGCGCCGCGGCCCTGTTCGAGGTCTGTTGA
- a CDS encoding branched-chain amino acid ABC transporter permease yields MSSLLIWLIFAAALLVAPLIFSQGASISFLCQMGAMTIFALSYNILLGQTGMLSFGHAVYYGLGAFGTIHAMNWANDGGLAIPLVLMPLVGGLVALIAGVVLGYVTTKKSGVVFAMITLGIGELVFAGTHMFPAIFGGEGGISTNRVYGTSFLGFTFGPQIQVYYLIAAWLFISTVAMYALAQTPLGRLANAVRDNPERVEFIGFSTHWIRYLMLVLSGSFAGIAGALTVINFELVGTENVSLALSGAILLFTFIGGTSYFYGPIIGAIVGTFMTAVLSGYTPAWQLYLGVSFILVVLYLPGGIASLFDRLALAAARRMIGCVALPTLSMVVTLMVLTAGAVIAVEMLYHITLHAADGPIMQLFGRQTDTTSPANWLVAMALVIMGSVGLRMALPGFRAAWEGIDSGIAHEPVTAASKQGAAA; encoded by the coding sequence GTGTCCTCCCTGCTGATCTGGCTTATCTTCGCCGCGGCGCTGCTGGTCGCGCCGCTGATCTTTTCGCAAGGCGCTTCGATCTCGTTCCTCTGCCAGATGGGTGCGATGACGATATTCGCGCTGTCCTACAACATCTTGCTGGGCCAGACGGGGATGCTGTCCTTCGGACACGCGGTCTATTATGGCTTGGGTGCCTTTGGCACCATTCACGCGATGAACTGGGCCAATGACGGCGGCCTAGCCATTCCGCTTGTGCTGATGCCGCTAGTGGGTGGTTTGGTAGCGCTGATCGCCGGAGTCGTTCTGGGCTATGTCACGACCAAGAAATCCGGCGTCGTCTTTGCGATGATAACGCTGGGCATAGGCGAACTGGTCTTTGCTGGCACCCACATGTTTCCCGCAATCTTCGGTGGTGAAGGTGGGATCAGCACGAACCGCGTCTATGGCACGTCGTTCCTTGGCTTCACCTTCGGGCCGCAGATCCAGGTCTATTATCTGATCGCCGCTTGGCTGTTCATCAGCACGGTGGCAATGTACGCCCTCGCGCAAACGCCGCTTGGCCGGCTGGCGAACGCCGTGCGAGACAACCCCGAGCGGGTCGAGTTCATCGGCTTCAGCACACACTGGATTCGCTATCTGATGCTGGTCCTGTCGGGCAGTTTCGCGGGCATTGCCGGGGCGCTGACGGTCATCAACTTCGAATTGGTCGGCACTGAGAATGTCAGCCTTGCGCTGTCTGGCGCGATCCTGCTGTTCACCTTCATCGGCGGCACAAGCTATTTCTATGGCCCGATCATCGGCGCGATTGTGGGCACTTTTATGACAGCGGTGCTGTCGGGCTATACACCTGCCTGGCAGCTTTACTTGGGCGTGTCGTTCATCCTAGTTGTTCTGTACCTGCCCGGCGGCATTGCCAGTCTGTTCGATCGGTTGGCCCTCGCCGCGGCGCGGCGGATGATCGGGTGCGTCGCCCTGCCCACGCTGTCGATGGTGGTGACGCTAATGGTGCTCACGGCGGGCGCCGTCATTGCGGTCGAGATGCTGTATCATATCACGCTGCACGCGGCCGACGGACCGATCATGCAGCTATTCGGCCGGCAGACCGACACGACCAGCCCTGCCAACTGGCTTGTCGCCATGGCCCTTGTGATCATGGGATCGGTTGGCCTCCGCATGGCCCTGCCCGGGTTCCGCGCCGCATGGGAAGGCATCGACAGTGGGATCGCACACGAGCCCGTGACGGCGGCCAGCAAGCAAGGAGCGGCGGCATGA
- a CDS encoding ABC transporter ATP-binding protein, with protein MSIALELDDVHKSFGETKIIRGANLAVRSGERVAIIGPNGAGKSTMFHLISGRLHPTSGQIRLRGEAIGGLRPHEVYRRGLARSFQITNVFQKLTTFQNLQCAALWSLGYRYSLWHRLIGLKDVRERAEQVLEQIGLTARRDTEANLLSYAELRALEIGITISGGAEVIMLDEPTAGMSRHESDAALALIRKVSVGKTLLVVEHDMGVVFGLADKIGVLVYGQMIAFDTPENIRGNPKVQEAYLGAVEAQERTA; from the coding sequence ATGAGCATTGCACTTGAACTGGACGACGTGCACAAGAGCTTTGGCGAAACCAAAATCATCCGCGGCGCTAACCTAGCGGTGCGATCGGGCGAACGCGTCGCAATCATCGGTCCCAACGGCGCAGGCAAGTCGACAATGTTTCATCTGATTTCCGGCCGGCTGCATCCGACATCGGGGCAGATCCGTCTGAGGGGCGAGGCGATTGGCGGGCTGCGACCTCATGAAGTGTATCGCCGCGGGCTGGCCCGCAGCTTCCAGATTACCAACGTCTTCCAGAAGCTGACCACGTTCCAGAACCTGCAGTGCGCCGCGCTGTGGTCGTTAGGCTATCGCTATTCGCTCTGGCACCGTCTGATCGGCCTTAAGGACGTGCGCGAGCGGGCCGAGCAGGTGCTGGAACAAATCGGCCTGACTGCCCGCCGCGACACTGAGGCCAACCTGCTGAGCTATGCCGAACTGCGCGCGCTCGAGATCGGCATCACCATCTCGGGCGGGGCAGAGGTGATTATGCTGGATGAACCGACCGCCGGGATGAGCCGGCATGAATCCGACGCCGCACTTGCGCTTATCCGCAAGGTCAGCGTGGGCAAGACGCTGCTGGTGGTCGAGCATGACATGGGCGTCGTCTTTGGTTTAGCCGACAAGATTGGCGTTCTGGTTTATGGGCAGATGATCGCCTTTGACACGCCCGAAAACATCCGCGGCAATCCTAAGGTGCAGGAAGCCTATCTTGGCGCCGTTGAAGCGCAGGAGAGGACGGCATGA
- a CDS encoding branched-chain amino acid ABC transporter permease translates to MHQGRRIVEFLTISLLNGISYGLLLFMLSSGLTLIFGMMGVLNFAHASFYMLGAYFAYSLSTVFGFWIALVVAPLLVAALGMAVERFGLRPLHKYGHVSELLFTFGLSYVIVEIVHLVWGRGAQPYAIPPELSGAAFTVFTTEFPAYRAFMMGVALFMLLAIYLLLTRTRIGMVIQASLTHPEMVEALGHNVPRTFMLVFGGGCALAGLAGVIGGNAFVTEPSMAAAVGSIIFVVVVIGGMGSLSGALLASLLIGIIQTFAVALDYSMADLLALFKLEIGPMTTGYQLFSLTISQLAVALPYLIMVLILIVRPQGLLGRAEG, encoded by the coding sequence ATGCACCAGGGGAGACGCATTGTGGAATTCCTGACCATCAGCCTGCTCAACGGGATAAGCTATGGGCTGCTTCTGTTCATGCTGTCATCTGGGCTGACCCTGATCTTTGGCATGATGGGCGTGCTGAACTTTGCGCATGCCAGCTTCTACATGCTGGGGGCCTACTTCGCCTATTCGCTCAGCACCGTCTTTGGATTCTGGATCGCGCTGGTCGTTGCACCGCTTTTGGTGGCGGCGCTCGGAATGGCGGTTGAACGCTTCGGCCTGCGTCCACTGCACAAGTACGGGCATGTGTCAGAACTGCTTTTCACCTTCGGGCTGTCCTACGTCATTGTCGAGATCGTGCATCTGGTCTGGGGACGCGGCGCGCAGCCGTACGCGATCCCGCCGGAGCTGTCGGGCGCGGCGTTTACCGTCTTCACCACCGAATTTCCCGCCTATCGCGCCTTCATGATGGGCGTGGCGCTGTTCATGCTGCTGGCAATTTATCTTCTTTTGACCCGCACCCGGATCGGCATGGTCATCCAGGCGTCGCTGACCCACCCCGAGATGGTCGAGGCCCTTGGCCATAACGTGCCGCGCACCTTCATGCTGGTCTTTGGCGGCGGCTGTGCGCTGGCAGGGCTGGCGGGTGTCATCGGCGGCAACGCCTTTGTAACGGAACCCAGCATGGCTGCCGCGGTGGGCAGCATTATCTTTGTCGTTGTCGTGATCGGGGGCATGGGTTCGCTCAGCGGCGCGTTGCTTGCCTCGCTGCTGATTGGGATCATCCAGACCTTCGCGGTCGCGCTAGATTATTCCATGGCCGACCTGCTGGCGCTATTCAAACTGGAGATTGGGCCGATGACCACAGGATATCAGCTGTTCAGCTTAACGATATCGCAGCTGGCTGTCGCCCTGCCCTATCTTATCATGGTGTTGATCCTGATCGTACGCCCCCAAGGCCTGCTCGGCCGGGCGGAGGGCTGA